DNA sequence from the Ananas comosus cultivar F153 unplaced genomic scaffold, ASM154086v1, whole genome shotgun sequence genome:
CTGAGGCGCCGACGATCGTGCCTCCTGTTTCGCCGACTGTTCCTCCAGTGGTTTTTGGGCCCTCTACTTCTGATTTGATCGCATTGGAGGCTGAGCGCGCGCGATTTATAAAAGTACTAGAGGCATTTATGCCGTTTAATCCGCCTATGTTTGATGGAAAAGAAGCTGATCCGTGGATAGTAGAGACATGGCTTACAGCGATGGAGGCATTATTCGAGGACATTTACACTTTGGAAAGGGACAAGGTCCCTTTGGCGGCACACTGCTTTGAGAAAGATGCACAGATTTGGTGGCGGAAGGCTAAGAAGAAGCGAGCATTAAACCTATCACCACTTACCTAGGAGGAGTTTCGAGAGATGTTGTTTATGGAGTACTTTCCTAACAGTgataaaaggaaaatgaaagaaGACTTCCGTAAGTTGAGACAGGGAAACCGTTCGGTACGGGAGTACGAACGGGAATTTACTCATTTGGTGAACTGTGTGCCCGGTATGGTTCAGACGGATCGAGTTCGAGCGGAGTGCTTTGAGCGGGGGTTGCGACCTGACATATTCAAGGTAGTTAATGCTCTGAAGTTAAAAACTTTTGAGGAAATTCTAGATCGAGCTCTTTGGGTTGAGCGGGGGAATGCGATTGCACGTGATGAACGCGAATCGTTTGAAAGAGAAcgagaaagggaaaaaagaaagaaaaggaccACTAGTGGTGCCGGGGGACAGTCGAGCTCCAAACAGTCCCCTCGGTATCCACGTTCTCAGTCGAGATATCAGGGACCCCCGAGATGTGTGATATGCGGCGGAAATCATCGACCGATGGCTTGTCCATAGCGGGAAGGtaaatgtttcaagtgtggtcagccgggacataTGATTCGTGATTGCCCGAGGGAAGCATCACCTGCACAGTCCACAGCTGGACGTACTTTTGTGCCACGTCAGTATGAGCCATCCCGGCCTGCACCGAGTACCCGTATGGACACACCTCGACCTGCACCGAGTGGTCATGTATTTGCAGCCCAAGTAGAGGAGCCGGCCGTAGTTGATGACATTGTGGCAGGTATTGTTTTACTTTATGGCACTAGatctcgtgcattatttgacacaggtgcatcgcattcatttatcagTAGCTCATTTGTTAAGACGCATGATATTGAGATTTCGGATAATGCGGATGCCTGGTGGGTGTATGCCCCTGAGCACACATTTAGTGTCCACGAAGTGTGTGTGGCGTGTCCAGTACAGGttggtgattggattatgccagcGGACTTGCTAGTGCTAAGCCGCATGAAAGGCTTTGATGTGATCCTTGGAATAGATTGGCTTGCAAAGtactatgccacgattgattgcgaaagtaaaattattacttttcatGAACCCGGGCAGAAGGAAGTTGTATATCGGGCGTGCAAGAGTTCGCTCTTTGCACTGACTGTATCGTCGACGAGGGCGAGAAAGTTGATTAGTAGTGGATGCACAGCCTATTTGGCAACTGTAGTGGAGACTCAAAAGGAACTTCTAGCACTGAGTGATATTCCAGTGGTTCGAGAGTTTCCTGATGTATTTcctgcggagttaccgggattgccaccggatcggAAAattgagttcgttattgactttgTTCCCAgaacggcgccaatttcgaaggctccgtacagaatggcacctgCTGAGTTGAGagagttgaaagctcagttgaaggacttgatggataaaggctttgtgaagccTAGTGTATCACCATGGGGAGCCCCAGTtttgtttgtaaagaagaaagacggaacGCTTCGTCTTTGTGTTGACTATCGCCAACTGAATAAAGTCACaattaagaataaatatccgTTGCCACggattgatgacttatttgatcagttgcaagggtcacgggtatattcgaagattgatcttcaatcagGTTATcaccaattaaagatcaaaccagaggatgtgcacaagataGCGTTTCGCACTCGTTATGGTCATtacgagttcacagtgatgccgttTGGACTGACCAAttataaggaagtgaattctcgaaatccgaggattgtacttcatccaggatcgactcatggcatcattgggctgatgtcgctctcggggaccggtctctgcaggtgagagaccggttcccctggctggatgtagcggggttgcgtgatgcaacgggtccctggcagggagggaccggttcccgaacgtggtcccagcgagagatgccaaaaattggctaagtcctgaaaatcgagctctcggggaccggtctcccaggtgaggaccggtctcccgaggaccggtctcccggggagagaccagttcccgaacgcgtgcgcccgagggaagctctcggggaccggtcccaagtcggggagaccggtccctccgcgcgaaaactgcccagtgagggcagtgcacaggagtgaaagttgaggggcttttatgcaaaatggcctttatttgagtgggctgagccctctctctccctcacactctctcatttcctctctctcactctcatttctctctctctctctctctctagaaaggaaagaaggagaagaagaacaagaaggagaggaaggaaaagaagaggaagataaggaaggagaagaggaaggagatcaagaggaaggctttgagcacctccaactccctctcctcttcccattggagtagctcttgaggtaagctactaaaccctagcttctagaacttagggtttttgggttttatgccttggaatgggtcaaatggaccctaagcaagcttctaaatagatcaatcccaagaatctagggatttatggggtgatttgctataggtgcaaatctagggttccaaaatgaggtttttgtaaatgtatgagattgatctcatttgaagccttggaaaccctattgttaggtcccaaaacgcgggggcgaagtcgattttggcattcggcgaaccgacgtggaGTTCTCGGCAAAATTGGGCCGGGCTAGcattgattcgggcgaggaaggctaaagcctttttgcGAATCTCGCCGACAAGAatttccaaagcctctacatggataaaaggtggggggtgttatccgaaactttcgaactcctttctatgtcttagattgcatttaatctcatctcttcatgttgcattgtacggttgcatagtagctcaattccttatgctttctaattgataacctagtgtacttggaacgcttggtaacttagataggtgaggattgggtcgagacgtgaatcctatagtgcgaaagaaaagagatgaacccgatgggggtattgatgacatagaaagtagtgttattgttaaagaacaaacgagtgacATCCAAACAtggaatgataacgagtggcattaatgtagtgtaaagaacactagaggtcgatggacctagggataggcggatcccttagagaatgccttgtgaacaatgaatttagaaaactaaataacattgtatgaatgtcgggaaccgatgattccgcgatagtcgttgacccttgtgtagggcgtcctcacttggagaggatttggttGGGTATtaactctagttgtagagtgtCCTCATTtcagaggatagatctagctcacagtctgcgtttaggatggcatagccatccaatccccacatggaggggattgtcgtcgagtactccggagtgtcgcgcgactaggaccacttggaggtccggaccacatggaggtccgcagacggtcccgggcttgggtgcacttggagctccctccccactttgggatttgaaggtgagtcatgggcgagccctagggcctcgccatagattgggtaaatgaaaaggttaaaggtttatgaatgtcattgaacattactattcgaacatggatcgaatttgttagcttGGTAGTAAACCTTATTATATGacgcatgcattcatattcatgattatgggcatagtagcatagttttcctactactgcatttacagctttcagatacatatctatcaatctatctgttgttacttgtgcccacttggacctagtggggagatcggcagggtcggcggccgagcccactgggaactatggaagatagttctcaccccactctatttccagtggtaggttcggggctgcagagagaggaccgcggcaagggcgtcgcgcccgaccagtgagaccgtggtagcatagtagctttcctttttgcattagtcacctatgtattgagagagattcttgtaggtgaggttggagagctatgtattttggatgaaaaatgatgtaatgaatgtaactaatgtaatagttagtaaagtactctctttatttcacttgtatatctcgtggattacttgctcttcttgttgttggcactgtttgtgcccttgctgaatgtgtatgtttagaatttaaagtcctgggtgaattcttgtacacattcctgtggttgagccttgggcggacagtggggagtgctgtccgttcggcggtctgtcgccgcggccgaatcgtgccaaattggtagtggtttcggggcggggcgtgacaagtacaCACCCAAGTCCGctgtaggaagcatcactgtagatcacaaaacTCTCCCCCGAAATCGGCAAGGCCAGAAtaggagtcgaagtcaatctttctTTCAACTCCCGAAAGCTACGATCACATTCTTCGCTCCACACATATTTGGTTCCTTTATGTGTAAgacgcgttagtggagtagtaatCTTCGCgaatccctccacgaaccgtctataataccctgcaagtccaagaaaactgcggatctctgGAACAGTCGTCGGGCggggccaatctttaattgcctctactttctttggGTCAACAGCTACACCACCCtcagaaatcacatgccccagaaatgcaacctctcgcagccaaaattcacattttttcaATTTGGCATATAACTGTTTTTCTCGAAGAATTTGCATCACTGTTCTCAAGTGTTCTTCGTGCTCCTCATtacttcgagaaaagatcaGGATATCATCTATAAATACCACCACACACTGATCCAACAGCGGCTTAAAGATCctattcattagatccataaatgctgcaggggcattggttagcccaaacggcatcactgtgaactcgtaATGACCATAACGAGTACGGAACGCTGTCTTGTGCACATCTTCTGGTTTGATCTTCAGTTGGTGGTAacccgattgaagatcaatcttcgaatacacccgTGATCCTTGCAAttgatcaaataagtcatcaattcgcggcaatggatatttattcttaatCGTGATCTTGTTCAGCTCGCGATAATCAATGCAAAGCCGAAGCgttccgtctttcttctttacaaacagaactggggctccccacggtgatacactaggcttcacaaagcctttatccatcaagtcctgcaactgagctttcaactctCTCAACTCAGctggtgccattctgtacggagccttcgaaattggcgccgtccCGGTaaccaagtcaataacgaatTCAATTTTccgatccggtggcaatcccggtaactccgcaggAAATACATCAGGAAACTCTCGAACCACTGGAATATCACTCAGTGCTGGAAGTTCCTTTTGAGTCTCCACTACagtcgccaaataagccgcaCATCCACTACTAATCAACTTTCTTGCCCTCGTCGACGATACAGTCAGTGCAAAGAGCGAACTCTTGCACACCCAGTATACAACTTCTTTTTGCCCGGGTTCACGAAAAGTAATTACTTTACTTtcacaatcaatcgtggcatagtaCTTTGTAAGCCAGTCCATCCCAAGGATCACATCAAAGCCTTTCATACGGCTTAACACTAACAAATCTgctggcataatccaatcaccaaTCTGTACTGGACATGCCGCACACACTTCGTGGACACTAAATGTGTGCTCAGGGGCATACACCCACCAGGCATCCGCACTATCCGAAATCTCAATATCATGCGTCTTAGCGAATGagctactgatgaatgaatgcgatgcacctgtgtcaaataatgcacgagatCTAGTGCCATAAAGTAaaacaatacctgccacgacgtcatcAACTACGGCCGGCTCCTCTGCCTGGGCTGCAAATACACGACCACTCGGTGCAGATCGAGGTGTGTCCATACGGGTACTCGGTGCAGGCCGGCATGGCTCGTACTGACGTGGCACAAAAGAACGTCCAGCTAACATAGCAGGCGGTAGACCAGAACGCTGTCTGGAGGGTGACTGGACTGAAGCTGTGGACTGTGCAGGTGATGCTCCCCTCGGGCAATCACGAATCAtatgtcccggctgaccacacttgaaacatttaCCTTCCCGCTGTGGACAAGCCATCGGTCGATGATTTCCGCCGCATATCACACATCTCGGGGGTCCCTGATACCTCGACTGAGAACGTGGATACCGAGGGGGCCGTTTGGAGCTCAACTGTCCCCCGGCATCACTAGTGgtccttttctttcctttttcccttTCTCGTTCTCTTTCAAACGATTCGCGTTCATCACGCGCAATCGCATttccgcgctccacccaaagagCTCGATCTAGAACTTCCTCAAAGGTCTTTAACTTCAGAGCATTGACTGTCCTGAATATGTCAGGTCGCAACCCCCGCTCAAAGCACTCCGCTCGATCTCGATCCGTATGAACCATCCCAGGCACACAGTTCACCAAATGAGTAAATTCTCGTTCGTACTCCCGTACTGAACGGTTTccttgtctcaacttgcggaagtcttccttcattttccttttatcACTATCGGGAAAGTACTCCATAAATAACATCTCTCGAAACTCCTCCCAAGTGAGCGGTAATAGATTTGATGCTCGCTTCTTCTTGGCCTTCTGCCACCAAATCTGAGCATCCTTCTCAAAACAGTGCGCTGCCAACGGAACCTTATCCCTTTCCAAAGTGTAAATATCCTCGAATAATGCCTCCATCGCTGTAAGCCATGTCTCCACTATCCACGGATCTGCTTCTTTTCCATCAAACATAGGCGGATTAAACCGCATAAATGCCTCTAGTACCTTTATAAATCGCGCGCGC
Encoded proteins:
- the LOC109704960 gene encoding uncharacterized protein LOC109704960, producing MPPRRATRSTPASPSEVPEQSGYDEVQELRAQVSALVGAMQRQEEHIKSLQDLMSRQATTAAPGSQDVPVSEAPTIVPPVSPIVPPVVSAPSGSDVTALEAERARFIKVLEAFMRFNPPMFDGKEADPWIVETWLTAMEALFEDIYTLERDKVPLAAHCFEKDAQIWWQKAKKKRASNLLPLTWEEFREMLFMEYFPDSDKRKMKEDFRKLRQGNRSVREYEREFTHLVNCVPGMVHTDRDRAECFERGLRPDIFRTVNALKLKTFEEVLDRALWVERGNAIARDERESFEREREREKGKKRTTSDAGGQLSSKRPPRYPRSQSRYQGPPRCVICGGNHRPMACPQREGKCFKCGQPGHMIRDCPRGASPAQSTASVQSPSRQRSGLPPAMLAGRSFVPRQYEPCRPAPSTRMDTPRSAPSGRVFAAQAEEPAVVDDVVAGIVLLYGTRSRALFDTGASHSFISSSFAKTHDIEISDSADAWWVYAPEHTFSVHEVCAACPVQIGDWIMPADLLVLSRMKGFDVILGMDWLTKYYATIDCESKVITFREPGQKEVVYWVCKSSLFALTVSSTRARKLISSGCAAYLATVVETQKELPALSDIPVVREFPDVFPAELPGLPPDRKIEFVIDLVTGTAPISKAPYRMAPAELRELKAQLQDLMDKGFVKPSVSPWGAPVLFVKKKDGTLRLCIDYRELNKITIKNKYPLPRIDDLFDQLQGSRVYSKIDLQSGYHQLKIKPEDVHKTAFRTRYGHYEFTVMPFGLTNAPAAFMDLMNRIFKPLLDQCVVVFIDDILIFSRSNEEHEEHLRTVMQILREKQLYAKLKKCEFWLREVAFLGHVISEGGVAVDPKKVEAIKDWPRPTTVPEIRSFLGLAGYYRRFVEGFAKITTPLTRLTHKGTKYVWSEECDRSFRELKERLTSTPILALPISGESFVIYSDASYSGLGCVLVTPRPETTTNFQHKDEAFRLSSLQTKLGLPMVEVCPYGYSVQAGMAHTDVAQKYVQLWTVQVATPAQSTPLELDPSEPYRAHSSPNE